A genomic stretch from Coregonus clupeaformis isolate EN_2021a chromosome 23, ASM2061545v1, whole genome shotgun sequence includes:
- the LOC121536568 gene encoding immunoglobulin-like domain-containing receptor 2 isoform X3: protein MNWLLDRWIILCLTVCVCAGVQVTVREERRLAMLFQSVVLQCQYHTPSTQTPVVQWWYKSYCRDRTRDSFTFTFTESLGVQGSELGAAAQLECSDSSRTVRIVASGQGASMTLAEHYKGRDIAIVNKADLRIGDLQWGDSGVYFCKIVIADDLEGKNEGQVELLVLGRTGVLDDLLPEFDVAIMPEWVFVGSVSLGSILFLLLMGICWCQCCPHSCCCYLRCCCCPDTCCCPRHLYEAGKMVKRGQPPQVVVYPPYCIPGVPAMVPFAPPSLADPKMVSLPSVENNLAGAASSLSELSSLHEGGDTDFRQTYRTVQMKSLPPIADLDDQSELMAAPVHNSRRPRHYRGNHTDDEQDSRWNPRSVHLERRTLGSRGRTGSLDELEEFAMSYGPRARRGDPRDQDRDYDLELWGREHSPPRRFHRDRDDDWHPRRSPPPQKRRDMWDGDSDLPSRPHQHAQEGRGYDAAFLNDLLERKARGRAGERGERGKGRVDEDSDTPSKGSSKGKGSDGFYSRSPSNRPEEDDPLPPYSELEMERYRMVNATVERYRMVELPSERYRTTDQAMQPFSYTRPPKGLAHTVQGGREDRDNNRKMTPALSRDSLIV, encoded by the exons ATGAACTGGCTGTTAGATCGATGGATTATTTTGTGTTTAACAG tctgtgtgtgtgctggggtGCAGGTGACCGTTCGGGAGGAGAGGCGTTTGGCCATGCTCTTCCAGTCCGTGGTGCTTCAGTGCCAGTACCACACGCCCTCCACCCAGACCCCTGTGGTGCAGTGGTGGTACAAGTCCTACTGCCGTGACCGCACGCGAGACTCCTTCACCTTCACCTTCACCGAGAGCCTGGGGGTCCAGGGGTCTGAGCTGGGCGCCGCGGCCCAACTGGAGTGCTCCGACAGCAGCCGCACCGTCCGCATCGTAGCCTCGGGCCAGGGAGCCTCCATGACGCTGGCTGAGCACTACAAGGGCCGAGACATCGCCATCGTCAACA AGGCGGACCTGCGGATCGGGGACCTGCAGTGGGGCGACAGCGGCGTGTACTTCTGTAAGATCGTCATCGCAGACGACCTGGAGGGGAAGAACGAGGGCCAGGTGGAGTTACTGGTGCTGG GTAGGACAGGTGTGCTGGATGATCTCCTGCCTGAGTTTGATGTGGCGATTATGCCAG AGTGGGTGTTTGTGGGATCTGTATCCCTGGGCAGTATCCTGTTCCTGTTGTTGATGGGGATTTGCTGGTGTCAGTGCTGCCCTCATTCCTGCTGCTGCTAcctccgctgctgctgctgccccgACACCTGCTGCTGCCCACGCCACc TCTATGAGGCGGGGAAGATGGTGAAGAGGGGCCAGCCTCCCCAGGTTGTTGTGTACCCCCCCTACTGCATCCCTGGGGTCCCCGCCATGGTTCCCTTCGCTCCACCGTCCCTCGCTGACCCTAAGATGGTCTCCCTCCCCTCAGTGGAGAACAACCTGGCTGGGG CAGCCAGTAGCCTATCAGAGCTCAGCTCTCTGCATGAGGGAGGGGACACGGATTTCCGGCAGACCTATCGGACAGTCCAGATGAAATCTCTCCCACCCATCGCTGACCTTGATGACCAATCAGAGCTCATGGCAGCTCCCGTGCACAACAGTCGTCGACCCAGGCATTACCGTGGCAACCACACTGACGACGAGCAAGACAGCAG GTGGAACCCTCGCTCTGTGCACCTGGAGAGGAGGACATTGGGCAGCAGGGGGCGTACCGGCTCACTGGATGAGCTGGAGGAGTTTGCTATGTCCTATGGGCCCCGTGCACGGAGGGGCGACCCCCGTGACCAGGACAGGGACTACGACCTGGAGCTATGGGGGAGAGAGCACAGCCCCCCTCGCCGTTTCCACAGAGATAGGGATGACGACTGGCACCCCCGCCGCAGCCCGCCTCCACAGAAGAGGAGGGACATGTGGGACGGCGACAGCGATCTCCCCTCTCGCCCCCACCAGCACGCCCAGGAGGGGAGGGGTTACGATGCCGCCTTCCTCAATGACTTATTGGAGCGCAAGGCGAGggggagggcaggagagaggggggagagaggaaaggggCGGGTTGACGAGGACAGTGACACTCCCTCCAAGGGCAGTTCGAAGGGCAAGGGCAGCGATGGTTTCTACAGCCGGTCACCTAGCAACAGGCCCGAGGAGGATGACCCTTTGCCTCCATACTCGGAGCTGGAGATGGAAAGGTACCGGATGGTCAACGCAACCGTTGAACGTTACCGCATGGTCGAACTGCCTTCAGAACGATATCGCACCACTGACCAGGCCATGCAACCATTCTCCTATACCCGTCCCCCTAAAGGACTGGCCCACACCGTACAGGGGGGCAGAGAGGATAGGGACAACAACCGAAAAATG ACCCCTGCTCTGAGCAGAGACTCTCTCATAGTGTGA
- the LOC121536568 gene encoding immunoglobulin-like domain-containing receptor 2 isoform X1, with product MNWLLDRWIILCLTVCVCAGVQVTVREERRLAMLFQSVVLQCQYHTPSTQTPVVQWWYKSYCRDRTRDSFTFTFTESLGVQGSELGAAAQLECSDSSRTVRIVASGQGASMTLAEHYKGRDIAIVNKADLRIGDLQWGDSGVYFCKIVIADDLEGKNEGQVELLVLGRTGVLDDLLPEFDVAIMPEWVFVGSVSLGSILFLLLMGICWCQCCPHSCCCYLRCCCCPDTCCCPRHLYEAGKMVKRGQPPQVVVYPPYCIPGVPAMVPFAPPSLADPKMVSLPSVENNLAGVRSGYRLQPNHSQDSMKVLYYVEKEFPSAKMAPLQSSSLSELSSLHEGGDTDFRQTYRTVQMKSLPPIADLDDQSELMAAPVHNSRRPRHYRGNHTDDEQDSRWNPRSVHLERRTLGSRGRTGSLDELEEFAMSYGPRARRGDPRDQDRDYDLELWGREHSPPRRFHRDRDDDWHPRRSPPPQKRRDMWDGDSDLPSRPHQHAQEGRGYDAAFLNDLLERKARGRAGERGERGKGRVDEDSDTPSKGSSKGKGSDGFYSRSPSNRPEEDDPLPPYSELEMERYRMVNATVERYRMVELPSERYRTTDQAMQPFSYTRPPKGLAHTVQGGREDRDNNRKMTPALSRDSLIV from the exons ATGAACTGGCTGTTAGATCGATGGATTATTTTGTGTTTAACAG tctgtgtgtgtgctggggtGCAGGTGACCGTTCGGGAGGAGAGGCGTTTGGCCATGCTCTTCCAGTCCGTGGTGCTTCAGTGCCAGTACCACACGCCCTCCACCCAGACCCCTGTGGTGCAGTGGTGGTACAAGTCCTACTGCCGTGACCGCACGCGAGACTCCTTCACCTTCACCTTCACCGAGAGCCTGGGGGTCCAGGGGTCTGAGCTGGGCGCCGCGGCCCAACTGGAGTGCTCCGACAGCAGCCGCACCGTCCGCATCGTAGCCTCGGGCCAGGGAGCCTCCATGACGCTGGCTGAGCACTACAAGGGCCGAGACATCGCCATCGTCAACA AGGCGGACCTGCGGATCGGGGACCTGCAGTGGGGCGACAGCGGCGTGTACTTCTGTAAGATCGTCATCGCAGACGACCTGGAGGGGAAGAACGAGGGCCAGGTGGAGTTACTGGTGCTGG GTAGGACAGGTGTGCTGGATGATCTCCTGCCTGAGTTTGATGTGGCGATTATGCCAG AGTGGGTGTTTGTGGGATCTGTATCCCTGGGCAGTATCCTGTTCCTGTTGTTGATGGGGATTTGCTGGTGTCAGTGCTGCCCTCATTCCTGCTGCTGCTAcctccgctgctgctgctgccccgACACCTGCTGCTGCCCACGCCACc TCTATGAGGCGGGGAAGATGGTGAAGAGGGGCCAGCCTCCCCAGGTTGTTGTGTACCCCCCCTACTGCATCCCTGGGGTCCCCGCCATGGTTCCCTTCGCTCCACCGTCCCTCGCTGACCCTAAGATGGTCTCCCTCCCCTCAGTGGAGAACAACCTGGCTGGGG TACGCAGTGGCTATCGTCTCCAGCCCAATCACAGTCAGGACTCTATGAAGGTTCTGTACTACGTAGAGAAGGAGTTTCCCTCTGCCAAGATGGCTCCTCTACAAT CCAGTAGCCTATCAGAGCTCAGCTCTCTGCATGAGGGAGGGGACACGGATTTCCGGCAGACCTATCGGACAGTCCAGATGAAATCTCTCCCACCCATCGCTGACCTTGATGACCAATCAGAGCTCATGGCAGCTCCCGTGCACAACAGTCGTCGACCCAGGCATTACCGTGGCAACCACACTGACGACGAGCAAGACAGCAG GTGGAACCCTCGCTCTGTGCACCTGGAGAGGAGGACATTGGGCAGCAGGGGGCGTACCGGCTCACTGGATGAGCTGGAGGAGTTTGCTATGTCCTATGGGCCCCGTGCACGGAGGGGCGACCCCCGTGACCAGGACAGGGACTACGACCTGGAGCTATGGGGGAGAGAGCACAGCCCCCCTCGCCGTTTCCACAGAGATAGGGATGACGACTGGCACCCCCGCCGCAGCCCGCCTCCACAGAAGAGGAGGGACATGTGGGACGGCGACAGCGATCTCCCCTCTCGCCCCCACCAGCACGCCCAGGAGGGGAGGGGTTACGATGCCGCCTTCCTCAATGACTTATTGGAGCGCAAGGCGAGggggagggcaggagagaggggggagagaggaaaggggCGGGTTGACGAGGACAGTGACACTCCCTCCAAGGGCAGTTCGAAGGGCAAGGGCAGCGATGGTTTCTACAGCCGGTCACCTAGCAACAGGCCCGAGGAGGATGACCCTTTGCCTCCATACTCGGAGCTGGAGATGGAAAGGTACCGGATGGTCAACGCAACCGTTGAACGTTACCGCATGGTCGAACTGCCTTCAGAACGATATCGCACCACTGACCAGGCCATGCAACCATTCTCCTATACCCGTCCCCCTAAAGGACTGGCCCACACCGTACAGGGGGGCAGAGAGGATAGGGACAACAACCGAAAAATG ACCCCTGCTCTGAGCAGAGACTCTCTCATAGTGTGA
- the LOC121536568 gene encoding immunoglobulin-like domain-containing receptor 2 isoform X4: MNWLLDRWIILCLTVCVCAGVQVTVREERRLAMLFQSVVLQCQYHTPSTQTPVVQWWYKSYCRDRTRDSFTFTFTESLGVQGSELGAAAQLECSDSSRTVRIVASGQGASMTLAEHYKGRDIAIVNKADLRIGDLQWGDSGVYFCKIVIADDLEGKNEGQVELLVLGRTGVLDDLLPEFDVAIMPEWVFVGSVSLGSILFLLLMGICWCQCCPHSCCCYLRCCCCPDTCCCPRHLYEAGKMVKRGQPPQVVVYPPYCIPGVPAMVPFAPPSLADPKMVSLPSVENNLAGASSLSELSSLHEGGDTDFRQTYRTVQMKSLPPIADLDDQSELMAAPVHNSRRPRHYRGNHTDDEQDSRWNPRSVHLERRTLGSRGRTGSLDELEEFAMSYGPRARRGDPRDQDRDYDLELWGREHSPPRRFHRDRDDDWHPRRSPPPQKRRDMWDGDSDLPSRPHQHAQEGRGYDAAFLNDLLERKARGRAGERGERGKGRVDEDSDTPSKGSSKGKGSDGFYSRSPSNRPEEDDPLPPYSELEMERYRMVNATVERYRMVELPSERYRTTDQAMQPFSYTRPPKGLAHTVQGGREDRDNNRKMTPALSRDSLIV; encoded by the exons ATGAACTGGCTGTTAGATCGATGGATTATTTTGTGTTTAACAG tctgtgtgtgtgctggggtGCAGGTGACCGTTCGGGAGGAGAGGCGTTTGGCCATGCTCTTCCAGTCCGTGGTGCTTCAGTGCCAGTACCACACGCCCTCCACCCAGACCCCTGTGGTGCAGTGGTGGTACAAGTCCTACTGCCGTGACCGCACGCGAGACTCCTTCACCTTCACCTTCACCGAGAGCCTGGGGGTCCAGGGGTCTGAGCTGGGCGCCGCGGCCCAACTGGAGTGCTCCGACAGCAGCCGCACCGTCCGCATCGTAGCCTCGGGCCAGGGAGCCTCCATGACGCTGGCTGAGCACTACAAGGGCCGAGACATCGCCATCGTCAACA AGGCGGACCTGCGGATCGGGGACCTGCAGTGGGGCGACAGCGGCGTGTACTTCTGTAAGATCGTCATCGCAGACGACCTGGAGGGGAAGAACGAGGGCCAGGTGGAGTTACTGGTGCTGG GTAGGACAGGTGTGCTGGATGATCTCCTGCCTGAGTTTGATGTGGCGATTATGCCAG AGTGGGTGTTTGTGGGATCTGTATCCCTGGGCAGTATCCTGTTCCTGTTGTTGATGGGGATTTGCTGGTGTCAGTGCTGCCCTCATTCCTGCTGCTGCTAcctccgctgctgctgctgccccgACACCTGCTGCTGCCCACGCCACc TCTATGAGGCGGGGAAGATGGTGAAGAGGGGCCAGCCTCCCCAGGTTGTTGTGTACCCCCCCTACTGCATCCCTGGGGTCCCCGCCATGGTTCCCTTCGCTCCACCGTCCCTCGCTGACCCTAAGATGGTCTCCCTCCCCTCAGTGGAGAACAACCTGGCTGGGG CCAGTAGCCTATCAGAGCTCAGCTCTCTGCATGAGGGAGGGGACACGGATTTCCGGCAGACCTATCGGACAGTCCAGATGAAATCTCTCCCACCCATCGCTGACCTTGATGACCAATCAGAGCTCATGGCAGCTCCCGTGCACAACAGTCGTCGACCCAGGCATTACCGTGGCAACCACACTGACGACGAGCAAGACAGCAG GTGGAACCCTCGCTCTGTGCACCTGGAGAGGAGGACATTGGGCAGCAGGGGGCGTACCGGCTCACTGGATGAGCTGGAGGAGTTTGCTATGTCCTATGGGCCCCGTGCACGGAGGGGCGACCCCCGTGACCAGGACAGGGACTACGACCTGGAGCTATGGGGGAGAGAGCACAGCCCCCCTCGCCGTTTCCACAGAGATAGGGATGACGACTGGCACCCCCGCCGCAGCCCGCCTCCACAGAAGAGGAGGGACATGTGGGACGGCGACAGCGATCTCCCCTCTCGCCCCCACCAGCACGCCCAGGAGGGGAGGGGTTACGATGCCGCCTTCCTCAATGACTTATTGGAGCGCAAGGCGAGggggagggcaggagagaggggggagagaggaaaggggCGGGTTGACGAGGACAGTGACACTCCCTCCAAGGGCAGTTCGAAGGGCAAGGGCAGCGATGGTTTCTACAGCCGGTCACCTAGCAACAGGCCCGAGGAGGATGACCCTTTGCCTCCATACTCGGAGCTGGAGATGGAAAGGTACCGGATGGTCAACGCAACCGTTGAACGTTACCGCATGGTCGAACTGCCTTCAGAACGATATCGCACCACTGACCAGGCCATGCAACCATTCTCCTATACCCGTCCCCCTAAAGGACTGGCCCACACCGTACAGGGGGGCAGAGAGGATAGGGACAACAACCGAAAAATG ACCCCTGCTCTGAGCAGAGACTCTCTCATAGTGTGA
- the LOC121536568 gene encoding immunoglobulin-like domain-containing receptor 2 isoform X2, with the protein MNWLLDRWIILCLTVCVCAGVQVTVREERRLAMLFQSVVLQCQYHTPSTQTPVVQWWYKSYCRDRTRDSFTFTFTESLGVQGSELGAAAQLECSDSSRTVRIVASGQGASMTLAEHYKGRDIAIVNKADLRIGDLQWGDSGVYFCKIVIADDLEGKNEGQVELLVLEWVFVGSVSLGSILFLLLMGICWCQCCPHSCCCYLRCCCCPDTCCCPRHLYEAGKMVKRGQPPQVVVYPPYCIPGVPAMVPFAPPSLADPKMVSLPSVENNLAGVRSGYRLQPNHSQDSMKVLYYVEKEFPSAKMAPLQSSSLSELSSLHEGGDTDFRQTYRTVQMKSLPPIADLDDQSELMAAPVHNSRRPRHYRGNHTDDEQDSRWNPRSVHLERRTLGSRGRTGSLDELEEFAMSYGPRARRGDPRDQDRDYDLELWGREHSPPRRFHRDRDDDWHPRRSPPPQKRRDMWDGDSDLPSRPHQHAQEGRGYDAAFLNDLLERKARGRAGERGERGKGRVDEDSDTPSKGSSKGKGSDGFYSRSPSNRPEEDDPLPPYSELEMERYRMVNATVERYRMVELPSERYRTTDQAMQPFSYTRPPKGLAHTVQGGREDRDNNRKMTPALSRDSLIV; encoded by the exons ATGAACTGGCTGTTAGATCGATGGATTATTTTGTGTTTAACAG tctgtgtgtgtgctggggtGCAGGTGACCGTTCGGGAGGAGAGGCGTTTGGCCATGCTCTTCCAGTCCGTGGTGCTTCAGTGCCAGTACCACACGCCCTCCACCCAGACCCCTGTGGTGCAGTGGTGGTACAAGTCCTACTGCCGTGACCGCACGCGAGACTCCTTCACCTTCACCTTCACCGAGAGCCTGGGGGTCCAGGGGTCTGAGCTGGGCGCCGCGGCCCAACTGGAGTGCTCCGACAGCAGCCGCACCGTCCGCATCGTAGCCTCGGGCCAGGGAGCCTCCATGACGCTGGCTGAGCACTACAAGGGCCGAGACATCGCCATCGTCAACA AGGCGGACCTGCGGATCGGGGACCTGCAGTGGGGCGACAGCGGCGTGTACTTCTGTAAGATCGTCATCGCAGACGACCTGGAGGGGAAGAACGAGGGCCAGGTGGAGTTACTGGTGCTGG AGTGGGTGTTTGTGGGATCTGTATCCCTGGGCAGTATCCTGTTCCTGTTGTTGATGGGGATTTGCTGGTGTCAGTGCTGCCCTCATTCCTGCTGCTGCTAcctccgctgctgctgctgccccgACACCTGCTGCTGCCCACGCCACc TCTATGAGGCGGGGAAGATGGTGAAGAGGGGCCAGCCTCCCCAGGTTGTTGTGTACCCCCCCTACTGCATCCCTGGGGTCCCCGCCATGGTTCCCTTCGCTCCACCGTCCCTCGCTGACCCTAAGATGGTCTCCCTCCCCTCAGTGGAGAACAACCTGGCTGGGG TACGCAGTGGCTATCGTCTCCAGCCCAATCACAGTCAGGACTCTATGAAGGTTCTGTACTACGTAGAGAAGGAGTTTCCCTCTGCCAAGATGGCTCCTCTACAAT CCAGTAGCCTATCAGAGCTCAGCTCTCTGCATGAGGGAGGGGACACGGATTTCCGGCAGACCTATCGGACAGTCCAGATGAAATCTCTCCCACCCATCGCTGACCTTGATGACCAATCAGAGCTCATGGCAGCTCCCGTGCACAACAGTCGTCGACCCAGGCATTACCGTGGCAACCACACTGACGACGAGCAAGACAGCAG GTGGAACCCTCGCTCTGTGCACCTGGAGAGGAGGACATTGGGCAGCAGGGGGCGTACCGGCTCACTGGATGAGCTGGAGGAGTTTGCTATGTCCTATGGGCCCCGTGCACGGAGGGGCGACCCCCGTGACCAGGACAGGGACTACGACCTGGAGCTATGGGGGAGAGAGCACAGCCCCCCTCGCCGTTTCCACAGAGATAGGGATGACGACTGGCACCCCCGCCGCAGCCCGCCTCCACAGAAGAGGAGGGACATGTGGGACGGCGACAGCGATCTCCCCTCTCGCCCCCACCAGCACGCCCAGGAGGGGAGGGGTTACGATGCCGCCTTCCTCAATGACTTATTGGAGCGCAAGGCGAGggggagggcaggagagaggggggagagaggaaaggggCGGGTTGACGAGGACAGTGACACTCCCTCCAAGGGCAGTTCGAAGGGCAAGGGCAGCGATGGTTTCTACAGCCGGTCACCTAGCAACAGGCCCGAGGAGGATGACCCTTTGCCTCCATACTCGGAGCTGGAGATGGAAAGGTACCGGATGGTCAACGCAACCGTTGAACGTTACCGCATGGTCGAACTGCCTTCAGAACGATATCGCACCACTGACCAGGCCATGCAACCATTCTCCTATACCCGTCCCCCTAAAGGACTGGCCCACACCGTACAGGGGGGCAGAGAGGATAGGGACAACAACCGAAAAATG ACCCCTGCTCTGAGCAGAGACTCTCTCATAGTGTGA
- the LOC121536569 gene encoding cell surface A33 antigen has product MILFFILAVFSSARGLQVTIQQPTYEVARGDDVTLVCSFIPAMPVNPLTLVIISWSMEADSPEDPKIIIASFYSTNNQLDIKPSYKGRAEMTHDVPGGRSTLTLRQVSMQENRLWQCRLQIPGDDEGKPSATTELVVLVAPSVPIVRVQGEAEYWSNINLTCVSEEGSPAPTYGWKTYDVRNTPRAFPARTTEKNGVLSLFNVSMETSGFFICTATNQVRSASSNFTLTVMPPSMKLGSTAAIIGGVLAGVLVLGIVIYCCRKKRNKAKQKNVQGAPEAVQFHDTPTLKVGAGYREDIPEDRTEESIMHQYETKGEMEHDDQSVRTDYSDGRKENSDDNRKNYVDQRDRYGGSRDRLDDQRVRYGGSRDRLDDPPIRNGGSRDRLDDPPVVRYGGGRDHLDDKPAVRYGGSRDRLDDPPVLRHGGSRDRLDDPPAVHYGGSRDRLDDPPVLRHGGSRDRLDDPPVLRHGGSRDRLDDLPVLRYGGSRDRLDDPPVLRHGGSRDRLDDPPVVRHGGSRDRLNDPPVIRHGGSRDHLDNPPVVRHGGSRDRLDDQHDRYNDLYDES; this is encoded by the exons ATGATACTATTTTTCATACTTGCAG TGTTCTCATCTGCCAGGGGCCTTCAGGTGACCATTCAACAACCTACATATGAGGTTGCGCGAGGCGATGATGTCACCCTGGTGTGTAGTTTCATACCTGCCATGCCAGTCAATCCGTTGACGCTGGTCATCATCTCATGGTCCATGGAAGCTGATAGCCCTGAGGATCCAAAG ATTATTATCGCCTCGTTCTACTCTACCAACAATCAACTGGACATCAAACCTTCCTATAAGGGCCGAGCAGAGATGACCCATGACGTCCCTGGAGGGCGGAGCACCCTGACCCTCCGCCAGGTGTCCATGCAGGAGAACAGGCTTTGGCAGTGCAGGTTGCAGATCCCTGGAGACGATGAGGGGAAGCCTTCCGCCACCACCGAACTGGTGGTCCTTG TGGCTCCCTCTGTGCCCATCGTCAGGGTGCAGGGCGAAGCAGAGTACTGGAGCAACATCAACCTGACATGTGTGTCTGAGGAGGGCTCCCCCGCCCCCACCTATGGCTGGAAGACATACGATGTCAGGAACACCCCCAGAGCATTCCCAGCGAGGACCACTGAGa AAAATGGTGTTCTATCTCTATTCAATGTCTCCATGGAGACTTCCGGTTTCTTCATCTGCACCGCGACCAACCAGGTCCGCTCTGCCAGCTCAAACTTCACCCTCACTGTCATGCCCC CCTCCATGAAGTTAGGGTCCACAGCAGCCATCATTGGAGGGGTCCTAGCTGgggtcctggtcctggggattgTCATCTACTGCTGCAGGAAGAAGAGGAACAAAGCTAAACAGAAGAATGTTCAAGG agCTCCAGAAGCGGTGCAGTTCCATGACACGCCCACACTCAAAGTTGGTGCAGGTTACCGGGAGGACATACCGGAAGACAGGACTGAGGAGAGCATCATGCATCAATATGAGACGAAAGGGGAGATGGAGCACGACGACCAAAGTGTTAGAACAGATTACAGTGATGGCCGTAAGGAGAATTCTGATGACAATCGCAAAAACTACGTAGATCAGCGCGATCGCTATGGTGGCAGCCGCGATCGCCTCGACGACCAGCGTGTTAGATATGGTGGCAGCCGTGATCGCCTTGATGACCCACCCATTCGCAATGGTGGCAGTCGTGATCGTCTTGACGACCCGCCTGTTGTTCGCTATGGTGGCGGTCGTGATCATCTTGACGACAAGCCTGCTGTTCGCTATGGTGGCAGCCGCGATCGCCTTGACGACCCACCTGTTCTTCGCCATGGTGGCAGCCGCGACCGCCTTGACGACCCGCCTGCTGTTCACTATGGTGGCAGCCGCGATCGCCTTGACGACCCGCCTGTTCTTCGCCATGGTGGCAGCCGCGACCGCCTTGACGACCCGCCTGTTCTTCGCCATGGTGGCAGCCGCGATCGCCTTGACGACCTGCCTGTTCTTCGCTATGGTGGTAGCCGCGATCGCCTTGACGACCCGCCTGTTCTTCGCCATGGTGGCAGCCGCGACCGCCTTGATGACCCGCCTGTTGTTCGCCATGGTGGCAGCC GTGACCGTCTTAACGACCCACCTGTTATTCGCCATGGTGGAAGCCGCGATCACCTTGACAACCCGCCTGTTGTTCGCCATGGTGGCAGCCGTGACCGCCTTGATGACCAGCATGATCGGTACAATGACCTGTACGATGAATCATAA